The sequence below is a genomic window from Campylobacter ornithocola.
GAATTAAAAAATAGTACTTTAGATCTTTATGTAGCTGGTGTTAAAGATGAGCTTTTAATGATAGAAATGAGGGCTTTGGCAAATAAGCAAAACAATCAACACTATATGAACGAACTTAGCGAAGATGATACTTTAAAAGCTTTAGATTTTGCAAGCAATGCAATCTTGCGTGGTTCTAATGAGTATGAAAAAGTATTTGCTGCTTATAGAAAAAATTCCAAACTTGATTTCAAGGTAGAATTAGATCATACTCAAATTATTGATTATATTAAAAATACTTATATGGCAAAACTTAAAATCGCTATCAATCAAATGGCAAAAAGCGAAAGGGCGAGTGAAATTTTACAAATAGCAAAAGAGATTGAAAGTGAAACCGTAACTGTTGAAAATGAATGGAAATTTGAAGATATTGAAAAAGCTTTATTGGTATGCAAACGAGAACTTATCAGAAGTCAAATTATTAATGAAAATAAAAGAGCAGATGGTAGAGGCTTAAAAGATGTTAGAAGGATAGATATAGAAACAAATATCTTGCCAAGTGCTCATGGATCTTGTCTTTTCACTAGAGGTCAAACTCAAGCTTTGGTTGTTGCAACTTTAGGTAGTGATAGCGACGCACAGATGTCAGATTTTTTAACAGAAAAAAATCCAATTTGTGAAAAATTTATGGTTAATTATAACTTTCCGGGTTTTTCTGTAGGAGAGGCTAGTCCTATAAAAGCTCCAGGTAGAAGAGAACTTGGTCATGGAAATTTAGCAAAAAGAGCTTTATATCCTAGTATAGATGTAGATCATGCTCATACCATTCGCTTAGTTTCTGAAATTTTAGAAAGTAATGGATCTAGCTCTATGGCTACTGTTTGCGGTGGCTCTTTAGCTTTAAGGGCTGCAGGGGTAAAAAGTGAAAAGCTTGTTGCAGGTGTAGCAATGGGACTTGTTTTTGAAGATGAAAAATATGCCATCTTAACTGATATCATGGGGCTTGAGGATCATGATGGAGATATGGATTTTAAAGTTGCTGGAAGTTATGATGGAATTACTGCTTTGCAAATGGATATAAAATTAGGTGGTATAGAACAACAGGTTTTAAAAGAAGCTTTATATCAAGCAAAGGAAGCTAGGGAACATATTTTAAAGTTAATGGAAGAAGCTAATCAAAATATTGTTGTAAACGAAGCTATTTTGCCAAAGATTGAAATTTTTAATGTAGATCCAAATAAAATTCCTGATATCATTGGACAAGGTGGCAAAACTATAAAAGAAATTATAGAGAAATTTGAAGTAAATATTGATTTAGATAGAGAAAAAGGTGAGGTTAAAATAGCAGGGCTTAATCAAGAATTAATCTGTCAAAGTAAAGAATATATACTAAATCTGCTTCACTCAAAAATTTCTAGTAAAAAACGTGATAAGAAAGAAATGCCTAAATTTAATGTTGGAGAAGAATTTATAGGTAGGGTTCAAAAAGTTGTTGAATTTGGTGTTTTTGTGGAGCTTAAGGATGGAGTAGATGGTCTTTTGCATAATTCTAAAATCAAAGAAAAATTAGAAGTAGGTAGTGAGATTAAAGTTAAAGTCGCTGAAATAAAAAATGGAAAAGTAGCTTTAGATTTATTTTGAAATTAGGCATAACAAAAATGCCTAATTTTTAATTTTTAATCTTGACAAAAAAACATTCTTTTGGCATAATTTCATTTTTTGATTGTCTCGTTAGCTCAGCCGGTAGAGCATCTCCCTTTTAAGGAGGGGGCCGTTGGTTCGAATCCAACACGGGACACCACTAAAACTTTTTTGGTCGCTTAGCTCAGTTGGTAGAGCGCCACCCTTACAAGGTGGATGTCATAAGTTCGAGTCTTATAGCGACCACCATTCTTTTTAATGTGCGGCGGTAGTTCAGCTGGTTAGAATATCGGCCTGTCACGCCGGAGGTCGCGGGTTCGAGCCCCGTCCGCCGCGCCATTGTCTCGTTAGCTCAGCCGGTAGAGCATCTCCCTTTTAAGGAGGGGGCCGTTGGTTCGAATCCAACACGGGACACCACTAAAACTTTTTTGGTCGCTTAGCTCAGTTGGTAGAGCGCCACCCTTACAAGGTGGATGTCATAAGTTCGAGTCTTATAGCGACCACCATTCTTTTTAATGTGCGGCGGTAGTTCAGCTGGTTAGAATATCGGCCTGTCACGCCGGAGGTCGCGGGTTCGAGCCCCGTCCGCCGCGCCATTGTCTCGTTAGCTCAGCCGGTAGAGCATCTCCCTTTTAAGGAGGGGGCCGTTGGTTCGAATCCAACACGGGACACCACTAATTGACCCTTTCGTCTAGTGGCTCAGGACGTCACTCTCTCTGTGTGATAACAGAGGTTCAAATCCTCTAGGGGTCGCCATAGATTATTACCTTCGCAATCCTTATTAGTTTATTAAGTGTTATCTTTGTATTTTTTCAAACCCCCACCTTTCATAAATTCCTATTTCACCATATCCCCCCCCATATTTCTCATTATAAAACTATTTTACTCTTATTTATATTTCAGTTTAAATTTATGATTTTGTATTTATAATTTCTAACTTATTAATGAAATATCAGCTAGTTTTTTTATAAATTTACAGCTGTTAGTTAATTAAAGATATTAATATTAATCTTTGAAAGGATATTTTATGTCTAAAGTCACATTGCACCCTATGGGGGGGGGGATACGATAATTTTCGTTTTAACTTACACTCTTTAAGTTTAAATCTTTTTAAATCTTATAAACATTCTAAACTTTTAAAACTTTCTTTACTAACTATTTTATCACTAAGTTCTTTAAATGCAGCCACACAAGCTACTTATGATAATACTTTAAAAGCTTATGTTATTAAAAAACATGGTTTTAATGATGAAAGTGTATATGATAATACTAATGATACTTATAAGTTTTTAAATGGTAAAAACTTCTATGGTCAATTAGCTACTAATAAAAATCTTTCTAATATCACTTTAATCTATGATAATCCCAAATCAAAACATATGAACTTTAGTGATATGAGATTAAAACAAGAAATACTTACTCCAAATATAAAAGAAGATATCTTTGTAGTAAATGGCTTTCATGGAGCATATTCTGCTAATAATAGCATTAATCAAATAAGCTATATACCTTTTTTAGTTTCAGCTTATACCTTTAATGCTAAAGCTAATAATAATACCCTAACATTAAAAGCAGGAGAATTATCTTCTATATATTATTTAAAACCTACTAATAAAGAAGTAATGAATCCTAAAGCTACAGGTTTAGATAATAAATATAATTTTTTAATTACCCCAGCTATAGCAAGAAAGGGTGAAGCTAGTAATAATACTTTAAATTATTTAAAAGATGCTTATGTGAATATGGGTGTTGAAAACACTTATACCTTAGTTTTAAATGGTGCTCCTTATGTAGTAGGTGCTTTTGGAGTGGATGCTAATACTAATAATAATAGTGTTATATTAAACAAAGGAGTAAAGATAGACTTTCATACTACTCCTTATAGACAAGGTGCTTTAGGAGAGAGTATTTTTGATGAGAGAATGACTCATATTTTAGGTGCTATGAGCTACAATGCTAATGCTAATAAAAACAAACTCATTATAGATGGAGCTTCTTTAGTAGTTCATGGACCAAGTGGAGCTTATTCAACATCAGCTGCTACACATTTAGGTGGAGCCTTTGTTGATGTAAATAATAATCAAAACTACCAAGTTAGTGAAAACACCACCTTAATCAATGATTTAAAACTAGATTTAAGAGTAGATACTAAAAATACCCCATTAGCTTATAATGCTGTATTAAATGGAGAAATCTATGGAGGTAAGATCACTCAAGGTAATGCTCATAAAAATACTATAGAAGTTAAAGACTTACAAACCTTACTTGCTCTAAATACTAATATAGAAGTAAAAGCACTCTTAGACTTTTATGCAGGATTTGCAAGTAATGGCTATGCTAATGATAATAAGATTAATATAAATCTTAAAAAACCTTTTGAGATTAATGCTAATTTTACTGGAGAGAATGAATTTAATCTTTATGGAGCTTATGCTAGTAAGGGTGCTAGTAGAAATAGTGTGAATATAAAAGGGGATTTAACCCAAGAAAGTGTAGTAGAAAACTATCAAGATAAAATTTCAATCACAGCAGCTAAGGTATTAAGTGGAAAAGCAGATAATAATAAAATTAATCTAAGCTCATCTAATGTATCTATACCTTTATATATTTATGGAGTTAGTAAAACTACTTTAGATAATAAAGACTATTATGCACAAACAGCAAGTGATAATATTATTAATTTAAAAGAAGTAAAATCAGCTAGAAACCTAACCACTATTATAGAAGCAAATAATTTAGAAAAAAATACCATTAATTATGATTTAGTTCAATCTTTATCTAATGCTTCTAATATAGATAAGGGTTCTAAAATCATTTTAAGAGCTAATGAAAACGCTTTAGATAATACTTTAAACATTAAAGATTATTCAAGTGCTGCTTATGATAATGTATATGTTATTAGTGCTAAAGAAGAAAGTGCTAATAATAATATTAGCTTTACAAATTTAGCACTAGGTACAGCTTCTGATAAAAGAGAAGGTAGGGTATTAATTAGTGCAGGTATAGCTAAAAATACTCATGATAATTATATCCATATAGCTAATTTAAATATAGATGAGTATAAAAACAATGAAGCTATTATTATAAGTGCTTCTGGTGTATATAGTGAAAATGATAAAAGCTATAATAATACTTTATATTTAAGTGGTAATACTAATATATTTAATAATACTAAAATAGATATATTAGCAGGTAGCTTTTTACAAACCCAAACTGATAATGGTTTTACTCCAAAAGCCATAAAGCATAAAAACAATACTAATAATCATCTTTATTTAAATACTAATATCAGTGCAAAGCTAGTAAATAACTTTGATCATTATAGCTTTATCTTAAAAGATGATACAAAGAATTATTTAAGTGCTAATGAAGCTATTAATTTAAGTGAAAAAACTTCTATTAATGTTTATACCAACAATAATATAAAAAATAAAAGCTTTATTCTAATGCAAAGTGAAAAAGGCTTTATAAATGAGGATAATAAACAACTAGATCAAAAAGATTTACAAAGCTTATTAGACATTATCACTAAAAACAATCAAAGCTTACATAAAAACATTAAAGCAAAGGTTCAAAAGGCTAAATACACTCTAAGTGCAAGTAAAGATGCAAAAAGCATAGTAGTGAATTTAAATTAAAAACAAAAATAAAAACAATAAGGATATATCATGAAAGCACATCATAAACTCTCAAATCATATCATACTCTCAGGTATAACAGTATCAATGCTTTTTTCTCCACTAATGGCTTTACCTAGTGGAGGTAAATTTACTCATGGGACTAGTGGAACTATATCTGGTCCATACTTTGATAAAAATACTGGTAAAAACACTATTGATATCACAGGTAAAACACCAAATAAAAATAGCCATGTTATCCAATGGGGTGGTGGTTTTAGTATAAATAAGGGTGAAAGTGTAAATTTTAAAGGTCAAGGACAAAACTACCTAAACATTGCTCATGGAACAAGTAAATCTACCATAGAAGGTGTATTAAATGCAGGTGGTAATAATGTCTTTTTAATTAATCCTAATGGGGTTATTATAGAAAAAAGTGGATCTATCATCAATGCTAATCGCTTTGTGGCTTCTACTTCATCTATGAGTGATAATGATATGAAAGCATTTGCTAATTTAAAAAGCTTTGATGACGGTTTAAGCTTTTCCCCTATATTTAAACCAAAACCAAATGGTGGTAATGTAGTTAATATGGGTAATATCAATGCTAAAAACATTACTTTACAAGGTAATAAAGTAATGTTAAGTGCTGATACTAGTTATGATAATAAAAACAATAAGATAAAATTTAATCAAATTACAGCAGATGATATAACTTTAAAAGGTAATGAAGTTTATGTAGATATTTCTACTATAAATTCTAAAAACCTAACTACTGATGCAAAAAATAAAGGAATTGCTTATTTAAGTGCTACAGGATATTACTATAATCCTACAAAAAAATATAATGATATTGTATTTACTACTAAAGGTATAATGGATAAAACATATAATCAATACATTAGCATAGGTTCTGATGTAGACTGGTGGCACTTTGCTAAAGGGTGGAATGAAATAAAAGATTTTAGAGATAATGTAGTAGGAAATACTTTTAAACTTACTAATGATATAGACTTTAAAGCAAGTAGTGGCAAAAACTATGCTAATTATTGTATAGACGGACTTGGTTGTACTAATATGATAGTGGGGTATGGGGGAAAGATTAATGAAGATGGAGAAATAATTTATAATAATGCTTTCACTGCAGACTTTGACGGGCAAGGATATACGCTTAAAAATATATTTATAGACACAACTAAAATCCCAAATAGTCAAAACAGCGGAGTGGGAATTTTTGGAGCAACTAATGGAGCAAATTTTAAAAATATCAATATTGATTATATGGGTGGTGGGATAAAGGCAGCAAATCTTAATGTAGGTGGATTTGCTGGGTATTTTGATGGCTTTGCTGAAAATATCAGTTTGAAAAATATTGGTAGTATTAAAAATACATACGATTCTGAAAAAATTGTTAGAAATTCTTATATTAGTTTTCAAGGAGTAGGTGGATTTGCTGGAAGTGCTAATGGTCTTTTTAGAAATATTACCTTAGAAAATATAAAAAATTTTGATGTAAATTATATTTCAACTCCATTTGCCTCTGATGACTGGTCTTATCATCATTATGGTGTTGGTGGGTTTGCTGGAGCAAGTTTTGGTATGTTTGACAATATATCCTTAAAAAATATGGGAAATTTTAAAATTGATTTTGAAAAAAAAAGAATCCAAAATAAATATGCAGTAGGTGGTTTTGCTGGCTTTATTGCAAATGGATCTTATGATCATATAAAACTAGAAGGAATTTCTAATATAGAAAGCGACACTAAAGTATATAACAACTATTTTCCCTCCTCTTTTTTAGGCTTAGGCGGTTTTGCTGGGAATATTCAAAATGGGAATTTTGAAAATATAGTTTTAAATAATGTGAAAAAAATACATTTAAACACTAATCAATCTAATGGTTATTATGAAACAAATTTAGGTGGTTTTGCTGGGGAGATTGATAATGGTGTGTTTAATAAAATATCATTATACGATATAGGAGATATTAAAGTTGATATTGATGATGTTAAATACCATTCAAATTATAATTTAGGTGGTTTTGCTGGAAAGATAACTACAGGAAATTTTAACAATATATCTTTAAATAAAATCAAAGATATTGCAGTTTATATAGACTCTGAAGATGCGTCCAATGGTAGTGATTATGAATATAATTTAGGTGGTTTTGCTGGAAAGATAGGGGGTGAAACTTTAGGTATATTAGGAGTTCCTACTTTTAATAATATTTCTTTAAATGAAGTAGAAAATATCACTACAAATAGTATTAAAAAAGATACTAATCAAACATACGGTAAAGGTATTTATACAAATCTTGGTGGTTTTGCTGGAAAAATTCAAACTGGAAAGTTTGAAAATATAGTTTTAAAGGATGTAAAAAATATCAAAGCGGATATAGCTTCAAGAAATGGAGGAGTTATTAATATAGGTGGTTTCGTTGGAGAATTAGCGATTGCACAAAAAGGTACTTCATTTAAAAATATATTTTTAGATAATATTAAAAATATTCATGTAGAAATCGGCGATCCAGTGTTTAATAGAGGAGGAATTATTAATATGGGCGGTTTTGCCGGAATAATTGGTAGTGAATATGCATACCATGATGTTGATTTTGAAAATATAGTTTTGCAAGGTATTTCTAGTCTAAAAAACATAATTAATACAGGATGTCAAGAAGAATGGTGTGCAAGTCCGAGTGTAACTACGGGAGGGTTTATCGGAAAATTTGGTGCTTGGGGAACGGGAACTTTCAAAAATATTTATATGTTTTTTGATCCAGAATTTGATCTTATAGTAGAGAATAAACCAGGAGATGCTGATGTAAAATTAGGCAAATTTTATGGAGAAGAAGGCACTTATTCCTCCTTCTCTAATATCCATATATACCATCATAAAGATACACTAAAAAATGCCAATAATGATAGCAGTGATTATGGTGATGATAAAATCAAAATACACTCTTATAATGATTCTACTCAAGAAAGTTTTTATCAACAATTTAAAAACCAAGAAGAAGCTTTGATGAGACCTATAGTTGTTTTACCAGATGAGTTTTATCCTTATAATCCTTCTAAACCATCTGAAGATATAAATATCCCCAACATAGAAACCATCAAAAACGAACAAGCAACCCTAGATAAAGAAGATATCTTAGATGATAGTACTTTAAATACTATCTTAAATGATTTAAAAGATAAATTCTATGTAGTAGATATAAATACCCTAAATGAGTTATTAGTAGCTTATAGCAAGATTGATAAAAACAATCCTACATCTAAAGCAGAATTTTTAGCTGATTATCTTTTAAGTAAAGATAAATATCCAGAGGATGAAAGACTTGATATAGCTCATTCTATGATTCAAAGCTTAGACTTTTTGTTAGCTTATGCTAATAATAATACAGGTAATTCTAAACTAACAGAAGAGGCAAAAGATTTATATCTAGCTAATCAAAATACATCTAAAAATAAATATAATGAAGTTGATAGCAAAAACAAAGCATTGATGAATTTTGTAAAAAATGATTTATATGAAAAAACCAAAGATTCAAAAGATCTTTTAAACGAATTACTAGCTAAACAACAACAACTCAAACAAGTTATAAAAGCTTATAATGCTTATGTAGAT
It includes:
- a CDS encoding polyribonucleotide nucleotidyltransferase, translated to MRHEVNINNHLEIFDTDKVAKQAAGAVLMQEKNAIVLATVAREEKIVEEDFLPLTVQYIEKAYAAGKIPGGYVKRETKPGDNETLSARIIDRSLRPLFPKGYAYPTQIVVMVLSADPEVDLQVMSLNAASIALYLSDIPIKAPVCGVRVGRINNEFILNPSNSELKNSTLDLYVAGVKDELLMIEMRALANKQNNQHYMNELSEDDTLKALDFASNAILRGSNEYEKVFAAYRKNSKLDFKVELDHTQIIDYIKNTYMAKLKIAINQMAKSERASEILQIAKEIESETVTVENEWKFEDIEKALLVCKRELIRSQIINENKRADGRGLKDVRRIDIETNILPSAHGSCLFTRGQTQALVVATLGSDSDAQMSDFLTEKNPICEKFMVNYNFPGFSVGEASPIKAPGRRELGHGNLAKRALYPSIDVDHAHTIRLVSEILESNGSSSMATVCGGSLALRAAGVKSEKLVAGVAMGLVFEDEKYAILTDIMGLEDHDGDMDFKVAGSYDGITALQMDIKLGGIEQQVLKEALYQAKEAREHILKLMEEANQNIVVNEAILPKIEIFNVDPNKIPDIIGQGGKTIKEIIEKFEVNIDLDREKGEVKIAGLNQELICQSKEYILNLLHSKISSKKRDKKEMPKFNVGEEFIGRVQKVVEFGVFVELKDGVDGLLHNSKIKEKLEVGSEIKVKVAEIKNGKVALDLF
- a CDS encoding filamentous hemagglutinin N-terminal domain-containing protein, translating into MKAHHKLSNHIILSGITVSMLFSPLMALPSGGKFTHGTSGTISGPYFDKNTGKNTIDITGKTPNKNSHVIQWGGGFSINKGESVNFKGQGQNYLNIAHGTSKSTIEGVLNAGGNNVFLINPNGVIIEKSGSIINANRFVASTSSMSDNDMKAFANLKSFDDGLSFSPIFKPKPNGGNVVNMGNINAKNITLQGNKVMLSADTSYDNKNNKIKFNQITADDITLKGNEVYVDISTINSKNLTTDAKNKGIAYLSATGYYYNPTKKYNDIVFTTKGIMDKTYNQYISIGSDVDWWHFAKGWNEIKDFRDNVVGNTFKLTNDIDFKASSGKNYANYCIDGLGCTNMIVGYGGKINEDGEIIYNNAFTADFDGQGYTLKNIFIDTTKIPNSQNSGVGIFGATNGANFKNINIDYMGGGIKAANLNVGGFAGYFDGFAENISLKNIGSIKNTYDSEKIVRNSYISFQGVGGFAGSANGLFRNITLENIKNFDVNYISTPFASDDWSYHHYGVGGFAGASFGMFDNISLKNMGNFKIDFEKKRIQNKYAVGGFAGFIANGSYDHIKLEGISNIESDTKVYNNYFPSSFLGLGGFAGNIQNGNFENIVLNNVKKIHLNTNQSNGYYETNLGGFAGEIDNGVFNKISLYDIGDIKVDIDDVKYHSNYNLGGFAGKITTGNFNNISLNKIKDIAVYIDSEDASNGSDYEYNLGGFAGKIGGETLGILGVPTFNNISLNEVENITTNSIKKDTNQTYGKGIYTNLGGFAGKIQTGKFENIVLKDVKNIKADIASRNGGVINIGGFVGELAIAQKGTSFKNIFLDNIKNIHVEIGDPVFNRGGIINMGGFAGIIGSEYAYHDVDFENIVLQGISSLKNIINTGCQEEWCASPSVTTGGFIGKFGAWGTGTFKNIYMFFDPEFDLIVENKPGDADVKLGKFYGEEGTYSSFSNIHIYHHKDTLKNANNDSSDYGDDKIKIHSYNDSTQESFYQQFKNQEEALMRPIVVLPDEFYPYNPSKPSEDINIPNIETIKNEQATLDKEDILDDSTLNTILNDLKDKFYVVDINTLNELLVAYSKIDKNNPTSKAEFLADYLLSKDKYPEDERLDIAHSMIQSLDFLLAYANNNTGNSKLTEEAKDLYLANQNTSKNKYNEVDSKNKALMNFVKNDLYEKTKDSKDLLNELLAKQQQLKQVIKAYNAYVDLINKGLASKNDQEFKTLENKLNSLMSESQILANSISNNQMLLEKWQGKTNTDSNGHFTIKGAFANAILNTNPDLKEITGDGGSIDDPNRPELPATDLTFEQTASLNLIGNNSLEEEEEQEEIEEASMNQKGKTCIVSDNYKTMNPCVVGGL